A stretch of Pomacea canaliculata isolate SZHN2017 linkage group LG6, ASM307304v1, whole genome shotgun sequence DNA encodes these proteins:
- the LOC112566554 gene encoding myophilin-like: MPPKRDPELEAQALDWIEANLGEPLDRKKPFDDLLKDGIILCKLMNKLMPGCIKKIDTKGGGFALMQNIERFQAAAKEYGVPPAEVFQTVDLWEKKNIPQVTLCIHALGRTAQTRDDYKGPMLGPKMAEKNERQFTEAQMREAQNVVSLQYGSNKGANQSGINMGKPRSILD; encoded by the exons ATGCCGCCCAAG AGAGACCCAGAGTTGGAGGCCCAGGCTCTCGACTGGATCGAGGCAAATCTCGGAGAGCCTTTGGACCGGAAGAAACCATTCGATGATCTTCTGAAGGACGGGATCATCCTCTGCAA GTTGATGAACAAACTGATGCCCGGATGTATCAAGAAGATCGACACGAAGGGCGGGGGCTTCGCACTGATGCAGAACATCGAGCGGTTCCAGGCGGCCGCTAAAGAGTACGGGGTGCCGCCCGCGGAGGTCTTCCAGACGGTTGACCTTTGGGAAAAGAAGAACATTCCGCAGGTCACCCTGTGTATCCATGCGCTGGGCCGCACG GCGCAGACTCGTGACGACTACAAGGGTCCGATGCTGGGGcccaagatggcggagaagaacGAGCGGCAGTTCACGGAGGCTCAGATGCGGGAGGCGCAGAACGTCGTCAGCCTGCAGTACGGCTCCAACAAGGGAGCCAACCAGTCCGGCATCAACATGGGCAAACCGCGCAGCATCTTGGACTGA